A window of Fragaria vesca subsp. vesca linkage group LG7, FraVesHawaii_1.0, whole genome shotgun sequence contains these coding sequences:
- the LOC101292946 gene encoding uncharacterized protein LOC101292946 encodes MTDKPPEPILSPPSKPVTLQDWESVIDDFQHGGARRHRWTSAHPILIDQALSCLNKREFPLKLQLIVFLEEFSDPLFTSDPDSLPKNLHRLIETLRALIQTPADGVHVTLALKEQTMLSVTAIVIAADYMLDGLVELLLTVVNRPNHGVDRQARALALCQSERTHAAQSYILLFTTVVHNIVAKRLGVSILNTKVPLVPFSAPQVLVNGSAKEGSGGLNYKELRRAMSFLLEWPQVLTPCGMVEFLDLIMPVAMALELQASMLKVQFFGMIYSSDPLLCHVVLTMYRPFLDAFDGQEGQIASRLMLLSRETQQHLVFRLLGLHWLLGFGELVLRREVRKVKGIVEMGLRFYPSVFDPLALKALKLDLLAFCSVCVDVLKLEGVSGEGKGNDKLVVKVFKDALVSVSAFKWLPPHSTETAVAFRTLHRFLIGASSHLDNDPSPTRSLMDSTTFTSIQGMLVDLMLEYRRLVPVIVALTDRLFGCQKHCWLGERLLQSFDQHLLPKVKLDYTLVSCFPVFDKIAESDTIPPQGLLELLTKFMAFLVVKHGPYTGLRSWSQGSRVLGICRTFLMHHHTSRLFLRLSRLFAFTCLYFPDLEVRDNARIYLRLLICVPGKKLRDMLNLGEELGISPSALPSFNIQSPLSADNLKKSKGISSYVHLERVIPLLVQQSWSLSLSSFGFGNHETGYPEGIRDSEPIIEESEIDSSSNIQVTAQTIDRPHEPLRVMDAKISEILVTLRRHFSCIPDYRHMPGFKVRISCSLRFESETLSRIWGLDSPTDVLDELDALPALYATVLNFSSSAPYGSIASFHIAFLLGEPSRKIDISDQAAALAIVPLENVSREEESFRAPVMIELEPREPTPGLIDVSIETNAESGHIIRGQLHGITIGIEDMFLRAVIPPDVPEVASPGYYLDLFNALWEACGNSNTGRETFPLKGGKGVAAIAGTRSVKLLEVPASSVIQATERHLAPFVVSVTGEPLVNAVKDGGIIRDIIWRDDASDSSLDIAGSGTDFDRGPLHLTYTDDIDERDSTVNNRKKNMGCFHILIFLPPRFHLLFEMEVCDDSTLVRIRTDHWPCLAYTDDYLEALFLA; translated from the exons ATGACCGATAAGCCACCAGAGCCGATCCTATCGCCGCCGTCGAAACCCGTCACGCTCCAAGACTGGGAATCTGTAATCGATGATTTCCAGCACGGCGGCGCACGCCGCCACCGCTGGACCTCCGCGCACCCAATCCTGATCGACCAAGCCCTCTCCTGTCTCAACAAGCGCGAATTCCCTCTCAAGCTCCAGCTCATCGTCTTCCTCGAGGAGTTTTCCGACCCGCTCTTCACATCCGACCCGGATTCCCTCCCCAAAAACCTCCACCGCCTCATCGAAACCCTCCGCGCCCTGATCCAGACCCCTGCCGATGGCGTCCACGTCACCCTGGCTCTCAAGGAGCAGACGATGCTCTCCGTCACCGCGATCGTCATCGCCGCGGACTACATGCTCGACGGCCTCGTGGAGCTGCTCCTGACGGTGGTGAACCGCCCCAACCACGGCGTCGACCGCCAGGCGCGTGCGCTCGC TCTGTGCCAGAGCGAGAGGACTCACGCCGCGCAGAGCTACATTCTCTTGTTTACGACCGTCGTTCATAACATCGTTGCTAAAAGGCTCGGCGTTTCGATTCTGAATACGAAGGTGCCTTTGGTGCCGTTTAGTGCTCCTCAGGTGTTGGTGAACGGCTCCGCGAAAGAAGGCTCCGGCGGGTTGAACTACAAGGAGCTGAGGAGAGCGATGTCGTTTTTGCTGGAGTGGCCACAGGTTTTGACGCCGTGTGGGATGGTTGAGTTCTTGGATTTGATAATGCCGGTGGCCATGGCATTGGAGCTGCAGGCTTCGATGCTGAAGGTTCAGTTTTTCGGGATGATTTATTCGTCTGATCCGTTGCTTTGTCATGTTGTGTTGACAATGTACCGGCCGTTTTTGGATGCGTTTGATGGGCAGGAGGGGCAGATTGCGAGCCGGCTTATGCTGCTTTCGAGGGAAACACAGCAGCATTTGGTGTTTAGGTTGCTGGGGCTGCATTGGTTGTTGGGGTTTGGTGAGTTGGTGTTGAGAAGAGAAGTGAGGAAAGTGAAGGGCATTGTTGAGATGGGGTTGAGATTTTATCCGAGTGTGTTTGATCCGCTGGCTTTGAAAGCGTTGAAGCTTGACCTGCTTGCGTTTTGCTCTGTTTGTGTTGATGTGTTGAAATTAGAGGGTGTTTCGGGGGAGGGGAAGGGTAATGATAAGTTGGTGGTGAAGGTGTTTAAAGATGCACTTGTTTCTGTATCTGCCTTTAAATGGTTACCTCCACACAGCACGGAAACTGCAGTAGCATTTCGAACCTTGCATAGGTTCTTGATTGGGGCATCATCTCATTTAGACAATGATCCTTCGCCTACTAGAAGTCTCATGGACTCCACCACTTTCACTTCCATACA AGGGATGCTGGTGGACCTGATGTTAGAGTATCGGAGATTGGTTCCAGTGATTGTTGCTTTGACTGATCGCTTGTTTGGTTGTCAAAAGCACTGTTGGTTAGGAGAGCGTTTGCTGCAGAGTTTTGATCAGCATTTGCTTCCAAAAGTCAAATTGGATTATACTTTGGTTTCTTGCTTCCCAGTATTTGATAAGATTGCTGAATCTGATACAATTCCTCCTCAAGGATTGCTAGAGCTGCTTACCAAGTTCATGGCCTTCCTTGTTGTAAAACATGGCCCATATACAGGACTAAGGTCATGGTCTCAGGGAAGCAGAGTTCTTGGCATCTGTAGAACTTTTCTGATGCATCACCACACCTCTAGATTGTTCCTCAGATTATCTCGTCTTTTTGCATTCACTTGCCTTTACTTTCCTGATTTAGAGGTTCGCGACAATGCAAG GATCTACCTTCGGTTGCTGATCTGTGTACCAGGAAAAAAGCTCAGGGACATGCTGAATCTTGGGGAAGAACTCGGTATTTCACCATCTGCTCTACCAAGTTTTAATATCCAGTCTCCACTGTCTGCTGACAATCTTAAGAAGTCCAAGGGCATCTCCTCGTACGTCCACCTTGAGCGCGTGATTCCCCTACTTGTCCAACAGTCTTGGTCCTTGTCACTGTCATCATTTGGTTTTGGGAATCATGAAACTGGTTACCCAGAAGGCATCAGAGACAGTGAACCCATAATAGAGGAGAGTGAAATCGATAGCAGTAGTAATATCCAGGTTACCGCACAGACAATTGATAGACCACATGAACCACTGCGTGTCATGGATGCAAAGATTTCAGAGATATTAGTAACGTTAAGGAGGCATTTCTCATGCATTCCTGATTACAGACATATGCCAGGATTTAAGGTTAGAATATCATGTAGTTTGAGGTTTGAATCTGAGACTTTGAGTCGTATATGGGGACTTGATTCCCCTACTGATGTGCTGGATGAGTTGGATGCCCTTCCTGCTTTATACGCGACTGTGCTAAACTTTTCGTCATCTGCTCCATATGGTTCTATTGCATCATTTCATATAGCTTTTCTTCTTGGTGAACCTAGCAGAAAAATTGATATATCAGATCAAGCAGCCGCTTTAGCTATTGTTCCTTTAGAAAATGTTTCTCGAGAAGAGGAAAGCTTCAGAGCTCCAGTAATGATAGAACTGGAACCACGGGAACCTACTCCTGGTCTGATTGATGTTTCCATTGAAACAAATGCAGAAAGTGGTCATATAATCCGTGGTCAGCTTCACGGTATCACTATAGGGATAGAGGATATGTTTCTGAGGGCAGTTATTCCACCTGACGTCCCAGAAGTTGCCTCACCTGGTTATTACTTGGACTTGTTCAATGCTCTTTGGGAGGCATGTGGTAATTCTAACACTGGGCGGGAGACCTTCCCATTGAAAGGAGGGAAAGGGGTCGCAGCTATCGCTGGAACCCGGTCAGTCAAGCTGCTTGAAGTTCCTGCATCTTCTGTGATCCAGGCAACTGAGCGCCACTTGGCACCCTTTGTTGTAAGTGTGACTGGGGAACCACTTGTTAATGCTGTTAAAGACGGAGGAATCATTAGGGATATCATATGGAGGGATGACGCCTCTGATTCTTCCTTAGATATCGCTGGCTCCGGTACTGATTTCGATAGAGGTCCTCTTCATCTTACATACACTGATGATATAGACGAAAGGGACAGTACTGTCAATAACCGTAAGAAAAACATGGGCTGCTTCCACATTTTGATATTTTTACCTCCAAGGTTCCATCTCCTCTTCGAAATGGAAGTATGTGATGATTCAACATTGGTCCGAATCCGAACTGATCACTGGCCATGCCTAGCTTATACTGATGATTATTTGGAAGCTTTGTTTTTGGCATAG
- the LOC101291668 gene encoding lysM domain receptor-like kinase 3-like — MCKTKKSTQAIEPSRSPRKPRTSKSFSSSSNPNDPFSGNYSGTTGGNNSASYDGNSKSSTASSVASLKSLKSSLPENPMIYDTSEISSSTNNFLSHRLSSSSTSTSWRCTLRGKDAVVFQRKSRTPIDIPDLQQSLSLISRSHHSSIIKLLGTSLSGSYVYLVYEFVDGANLADCLRNPNNPSFTVLSTWLSRLQIATDLAHGLDYIHRCSGLGSGLVHNHIKSSSIIVTSTTLNAKICHFGTAELTGESRARSKKVEGTRGYMAPEFQLSGVVTQKCDVYAFGVVMLELMSGEEALKYKMEAEEGRYKRVSVIETAREAVKCGGGVRRWVDRRLNDSFPMEVAEKMVQVALECVEDDPERRPDMGRVAGLVSKLFLESQKWADRIGLPLDISVSLAPR, encoded by the coding sequence ATGTGCAAGACCAAAAAGAGCACGCAGGCGATTGAGCCATCCCGGAGCCCCCGCAAGCCCCGGACCTCCAAGTCCTTCTCCTCCTCCTCCAACCCCAACGACCCTTTCTCCGGCAACTACTCCGGCACCACCGGCGGCAACAACTCCGCCAGCTACGACGGCAACTCCAAATCCTCCACCGCCTCCTCCGTTGCCTCCCTCAAGTCCCTCAAGTCCTCCCTCCCCGAAAACCCCATGATCTACGACACCTCCGAGATCTCCTCCTCCACCAACAACTTCCTTAGCCACCGCCTCTCCTCCTCCTCCACCTCCACCTCTTGGCGCTGCACCCTCCGCGGCAAAGACGCCGTCGTCTTCCAGCGCAAGTCCCGCACCCCGATCGACATCCCTGACCTCCAGCAGAGCCTCTCCCTCATCTCCCGTTCCCACCACTCCAGCATCATCAAGCTCCTCGGCACGTCTCTCTCCGGCAGCTACGTCTACCTCGTCTACGAGTTCGTTGACGGCGCCAACCTCGCTGACTGCCTCCGCAACCCTAACAACCCAAGCTTCACGGTCCTCTCCACCTGGCTCTCCCGCCTTCAGATCGCCACCGACCTAGCTCACGGCCTCGACTACATCCACCGCTGCTCCGGCCTCGGCTCCGGTTTAGTCCACAACCACATCAAGAGCTCAAGCATCATTGTCACTTCGACTACACTGAACGCGAAGATCTGCCACTTCGGCACGGCGGAGCTTACAGGAGAGAGCAGAGCCAGGTCGAAGAAGGTGGAAGGAACAAGAGGGTATATGGCGCCGGAGTTTCAGCTCAGCGGAGTGGTGACGCAGAAATGCGACGTGTATGCTTTTGGGGTGGTGATGCTGGAGCTGATGTCAGGGGAGGAGGCGTTGAAGTATAAGATGGAGGCGGAGGAAGGCAGGTATAAGAGAGTGAGTGTGATAGAGACGGCAAGGGAGGCAGTGAAATGTGGTGGAGGAGTGAGGAGGTGGGTGGATAGGAGGCTGAACGACTCGTTTCCGATGGAGGTGGCGGAGAAGATGGTGCAGGTGGCGCTGGAGTGTGTGGAGGATGACCCGGAAAGGAGGCCGGACATGGGTCGGGTTGCGGGTTTGGTTTCTAAGTTGTTTTTGGAGTCGCAGAAATGGGCGGATAGAATAGGGTTGCCTCTCGACATCTCTGTTTCTTTGGCTCCAAGATGA
- the LOC101291963 gene encoding tyramine N-feruloyltransferase 4/11-like → MAAAAPPPPPTPAPETPIDLPRGSTTPMGHPLFARVRLAQPTDVPHIYKLIHQMAVFERLSDHCSATEASLASTLFNSPPFQSFTVFVLEASPTPFPNDAHYSNPHYQPVVKTLNLDLPVEDPERLVFWSGVGDAVVAGFVLFFPNYSTFLGKPGFYVEDLFVRECYRRKGMGKMLLSAVAKQAVKMGYGRVEWVVLDWNVNAINFYEEMGAKIMQEWRICRLTGDALQAYQDA, encoded by the coding sequence ATGGCCGCCGCCGCACCTCCACCGCCCCCAACCCCCGCCCCGGAGACTCCGATCGACCTCCCGAGAGGCTCCACCACCCCAATGGGCCACCCACTCTTCGCCCGCGTCCGCCTGGCCCAGCCCACCGACGTCCCCCACATCTACAAGCTCATCCACCAGATGGCCGTCTTCGAGCGCCTCTCCGACCACTGCTCCGCCACCGAAGCCTCCCTCGCCTCCACTCTCTTCAACTCCCCTCCTTTCCAGTCCTTCACCGTCTTCGTCCTCGAAGCCTCCCCCACCCCTTTCCCCAACGACGCCCACTACTCCAATCCCCACTACCAACCTGTTGTCAAAACCCTCAATCTCGACCTCCCTGTTGAAGACCCCGAGAGGCTCGTGTTCTGGTCCGGCGTTGGCGACGCTGTGGTTGCCGGGTTCGTGTTGTTTTTTCCGAATTACTCGACGTTTCTCGGCAAGCCCGGGTTTTATGTGGAGGATTTGTTTGTGAGGGAGTGCTACAGGAGGAAGGGGATGGGGAAGATGCTGCTTTCGGCTGTGGCGAAGCAGGCGGTGAAGATGGGGTATGGGAGAGTGGAGTGGGTTGTGCTGGATTGGAATGTGAATGCGATTAATTTTTATGAGGAAATGGGGGCTAAGATTATGCAGGAGTGGAGGATTTGCAGGCTTACTGGGGATGCTCTTCAGGCGTATCAGGATGCTTAG
- the LOC101291376 gene encoding uncharacterized protein LOC101291376: MAARILQKRIASLLSPKQPSLSQVLKEQSVPSVSSIFSRFQLGERDIQSETKPADLTNEDFKFSDLANEDPKIENHKADGLKPSYDSDDQLSDSDFKFASLADEDPKIENHEADGLKPSCDSDDQQSESSPGKLVDIKMHAEYNLKLSPRHDLCLIFTCTVCDTRTMKTASKEAYEKGVVVARCSGCNNLHLMADHLGMFGEKSTVEDFLASRGEEVKKGHSDTLNLTLEDLAGKDLAAKIVDNEASTSAS; the protein is encoded by the exons ATGGCCGCTCGAATATTGCAGAAGCGAATCGCCTCACTCCTCTCCCCCAAGCAGCCTTCTCTCTCCCAAGTTTTAAAAG AACAATCTGTTCCTTCTGTGTCGTCTATCTTCAGCAGATTTCAGCTTGGGGAAAGAGATATTCAGTCTGAAACAAAGCCAGCTGATCTTACCAATGAGGATTTCAAGTTTTCTGATCTTGCAAATGAGGATCCTAAGATTGAAAATCACAAAGCTGATGGTTTGAAGCCTAGTTATGACTCAGATGATCAACTATCTGATTCAGATTTTAAGTTTGCTTCTCTTGCAGATGAGGATCCTAAGATTGAAAATCACGAAGCTGATGGTTTGAAGCCTAGTTGTGACTCAGATGATCAACAATCTGAGTCATCTCCTGGCAAACTCGTTGATATCAAAATGCACGCTGAATACAACTTGAAATTATCCCCGAGGCATGACCTTTGTTTGATCTTCACTTGCACAGTCTGTGACACAAGAACAATGAAGACAGCTTCTAAAGAAGCATACGAGAAAGGTGTGGTGGTGGCACGCTGTAGTGGGTGCAACAACCTCCACCTGATGGCTGATCATCTTGGAATGTTTGGAGAGAAGAGCACCGTTGAGGACTTTCTGGCTTCCCGTGGGGAGGAGGTGAAGAAAGGTCATTCTGATACACTGAACCTGACTCTTGAAGATCTGGCTGGAAAGGATTTAGCTGCAAAGATAGTCGACAACGAAGCTTCAACTTCAGCCAGTTAG